The following are from one region of the Desmospora profundinema genome:
- a CDS encoding S8 family peptidase yields the protein MEENKHHNEKEIEPVSVLVEVRAKNDGNRMAAINATSIEDEVKIDIPSFKVDTKFKPIIMREQQKENGTMFITNDTDSPTLTIRGTIPKNKIEELKKQENVVDVFLNPKGAIAPMRDPVDCHPETPKGSLREVAEFLGADKIWGRGFKGDGIVIGIVDSGITAEGRADRNEWRKPFVKRVIDGFREDWGTYSDKRSLHGNMTATDALGMAPNANIYDIRIFSKEGIEETFLDIVVQAYDWAIEQFRRTGKPHILSNSWGFVGAFEGITDNPNHPVVRKVVEAVHAGMLVLFSAGNCGDPCFNPRGCKTGDHGPGKSIHSVNGHPLVMTVGAANIQGIRAGYSAQGPANFDPRKPDFCAPTHFTGYHNSDTGTSASCPIAAGVVALLRQAKPHLTQEQAKQVLMETATDLEETGWDTDTGAGMIQAHKAFNHLMHIREPIPSHDEPRVHPSRLAQDNISTDNETIYQP from the coding sequence GTGGAAGAAAACAAACATCATAATGAAAAAGAAATCGAGCCAGTAAGTGTTTTAGTCGAAGTCCGTGCCAAAAACGATGGAAACCGAATGGCAGCCATAAACGCAACGTCTATTGAAGATGAAGTGAAAATTGATATCCCTTCCTTTAAGGTAGACACAAAATTTAAGCCAATCATCATGCGTGAGCAACAAAAAGAAAATGGCACCATGTTTATAACCAATGATACGGATTCCCCTACTCTGACCATACGTGGAACCATTCCCAAAAACAAAATCGAAGAACTGAAGAAACAGGAAAACGTTGTTGATGTTTTTCTTAACCCCAAAGGGGCCATCGCACCGATGCGAGATCCAGTTGATTGCCACCCTGAAACACCCAAAGGGTCTTTGCGTGAAGTGGCAGAGTTTTTAGGTGCAGATAAAATTTGGGGACGAGGCTTTAAAGGGGACGGCATTGTCATCGGAATCGTCGATTCAGGAATCACAGCAGAAGGACGAGCGGACCGGAACGAATGGAGAAAGCCCTTTGTCAAACGAGTGATTGATGGCTTTCGTGAAGATTGGGGAACCTATTCTGATAAAAGGAGCCTTCATGGTAATATGACGGCTACCGACGCACTGGGAATGGCTCCCAATGCCAACATCTACGATATCCGCATATTTTCTAAAGAAGGAATTGAAGAGACGTTTTTGGATATCGTGGTCCAAGCATATGACTGGGCCATTGAGCAGTTTCGTCGTACTGGTAAACCGCATATCCTTTCAAACTCCTGGGGGTTTGTTGGAGCATTTGAAGGGATCACAGACAACCCCAACCATCCCGTGGTCCGTAAAGTGGTAGAAGCCGTTCACGCTGGAATGCTTGTATTATTTTCAGCAGGTAACTGTGGCGATCCATGTTTTAATCCACGTGGTTGCAAAACCGGCGATCATGGACCCGGCAAAAGTATACACAGTGTGAATGGCCATCCATTGGTAATGACCGTAGGAGCAGCCAATATTCAAGGGATCCGTGCCGGATATAGTGCCCAAGGGCCGGCAAACTTTGATCCACGCAAACCTGATTTTTGCGCACCGACACATTTCACCGGCTATCACAACAGTGACACGGGTACATCCGCATCTTGTCCAATAGCAGCCGGAGTCGTCGCTTTACTTCGGCAAGCCAAGCCTCATTTAACCCAAGAGCAGGCTAAACAAGTGCTAATGGAAACCGCAACCGATCTAGAGGAAACCGGATGGGACACCGATACCGGTGCCGGGATGATACAGGCTCATAAAGCGTTTAATCACCTGATGCATATACGAGAGCCAATACCCTCTCATGATGAGCCTCGTGTTCATCCCAGCCGACTTGCCCAAGATAATATTTCCACAGACAACGAAACCATATACCAGCCCTGA
- a CDS encoding FAD-dependent oxidoreductase, producing the protein MTNTKASQTGRTAGMKKKVLIVGCGIAGPATALFLKRAGFDPVIFEARKAPDDQAGFFLNIAANGLDVLRTLGLEDPILEQGFLCEQMTMWNQGGKRLGDVPNGSRGRCGIIIKRGVLHRVIREEAIRQGVPVRFGKKLEGIQVNEGGRVTARFADGTEDRGDLLVGCDGIHSRTRRILFPDSPQPTYTGMVGFGGFAHHSSIPPTSGTMHMIFGKQAFFGYLVKPSGDIYWFNNVAFPREPSREELNTVTHEKWRRRLLDWHRVDPSPVQEIIRSTKGDIGVFPIHDIPYQATWYEGPVVLIGDAAHATSPHAGQGASMALEDGIVLVKCLRDIPCSKKAFAMYQALRKERVGKLVRMARKNGQNKMVSDPVRMWFRDQMMRVAFKFFVNERAIDWIYSYRVDWEETVEEIHSR; encoded by the coding sequence ATGACAAATACCAAAGCATCTCAAACCGGCCGTACCGCCGGGATGAAGAAGAAAGTGCTGATTGTCGGATGCGGAATTGCGGGTCCGGCGACGGCTCTGTTTCTTAAGAGGGCGGGGTTTGATCCGGTGATTTTTGAAGCGCGAAAAGCCCCGGACGATCAGGCTGGTTTTTTCCTTAACATTGCCGCTAACGGTTTGGATGTGCTCCGGACATTGGGATTGGAGGATCCGATTCTGGAGCAGGGTTTTTTGTGCGAACAAATGACCATGTGGAATCAAGGCGGCAAACGGTTAGGGGATGTACCGAACGGATCCCGGGGCCGGTGCGGGATCATTATCAAACGCGGGGTGTTACACCGGGTGATTCGTGAGGAAGCAATTCGGCAAGGCGTCCCCGTCCGGTTCGGCAAAAAACTGGAAGGCATCCAGGTGAATGAAGGTGGGAGGGTAACCGCCCGGTTTGCGGACGGGACAGAAGACCGCGGCGATCTCCTCGTGGGCTGCGACGGGATTCATTCCCGTACCCGTCGGATTCTCTTTCCCGACTCTCCTCAGCCTACTTATACGGGTATGGTTGGTTTTGGCGGGTTCGCCCATCATTCATCGATTCCCCCCACTTCCGGCACGATGCATATGATTTTCGGCAAACAGGCGTTTTTTGGTTATTTGGTAAAGCCGTCAGGGGACATCTACTGGTTTAACAATGTTGCGTTTCCCCGTGAACCTTCCAGAGAAGAGCTGAACACGGTTACTCATGAGAAATGGCGCCGCCGGCTTCTCGATTGGCACCGGGTGGATCCTTCTCCCGTCCAAGAGATTATCCGTTCCACGAAAGGGGATATCGGTGTTTTTCCCATCCACGATATTCCGTATCAAGCGACCTGGTACGAAGGACCTGTCGTCCTGATTGGAGATGCCGCCCACGCAACCTCTCCCCATGCGGGCCAAGGCGCGTCGATGGCATTGGAAGACGGGATCGTACTGGTCAAATGTTTGCGGGACATCCCCTGTTCTAAGAAGGCGTTTGCGATGTATCAAGCCCTCCGAAAAGAGCGGGTGGGAAAGCTGGTGAGGATGGCACGGAAGAACGGCCAGAACAAAATGGTCTCTGACCCGGTAAGGATGTGGTTCCGGGATCAGATGATGCGGGTTGCTTTTAAATTTTTTGTCAACGAGCGGGCTATTGATTGGATATATTCCTACCGAGTGGACTGGGAGGAGACAGTGGAAGAAATACATTCGAGATAG
- a CDS encoding GNAT family N-acetyltransferase codes for MKIEEATIDRKQEIFALDQMVYNGPVRRPFLQQAIYSNECFVARQEQQIVGFGVMAQTFFDHYFISLLVVHPHFQRRGIGKSLMCQLMKVCPGEKLFTSTNQSNKAMHHLCQSLEFAKSGFH; via the coding sequence ATGAAGATCGAGGAAGCAACGATCGACAGAAAACAAGAAATCTTCGCCTTGGATCAAATGGTATATAACGGTCCGGTCAGACGCCCTTTTCTGCAACAGGCCATCTACTCCAATGAGTGCTTTGTTGCAAGACAAGAGCAACAGATTGTGGGTTTTGGAGTAATGGCTCAGACCTTTTTTGATCATTACTTTATTTCACTGCTGGTGGTTCACCCTCACTTTCAAAGGAGAGGGATTGGGAAATCTTTGATGTGTCAACTGATGAAAGTTTGCCCCGGAGAAAAGCTGTTTACTTCCACCAACCAATCAAATAAGGCTATGCATCATCTTTGTCAGTCACTGGAGTTTGCTAAAAGTGGTTTTCATTGA
- a CDS encoding Rok-like winged helix domain-containing protein produces MSLEKELAELIRRVVREENAALLEDLRKELNPHNQLNHLRKVVPKKVVKEERRYEDEPSEMISSRGAPHFVEQEILLDFSQTKGVRKNTIETAEIVARCLQKHGGPLRLNQIQDELKKHGKDMGSNVTTRMQAIMKICPAIKKIGRGLYTYQP; encoded by the coding sequence ATGAGTCTGGAAAAAGAATTGGCGGAACTCATTCGCCGGGTGGTCCGAGAGGAGAATGCAGCGCTGTTGGAAGATCTCAGGAAGGAATTGAACCCTCATAACCAACTGAACCATCTTAGAAAAGTCGTGCCTAAAAAAGTAGTAAAGGAAGAAAGACGCTATGAGGATGAGCCATCAGAAATGATCTCCTCCAGGGGTGCACCCCATTTCGTTGAGCAAGAAATTTTACTAGATTTCAGCCAAACCAAAGGGGTTCGCAAAAATACGATTGAGACAGCCGAAATAGTGGCGAGGTGCTTACAGAAGCATGGTGGGCCTCTACGCTTGAACCAGATACAAGACGAATTAAAAAAACACGGGAAAGACATGGGCAGTAACGTGACGACACGGATGCAAGCCATTATGAAGATCTGTCCCGCAATCAAAAAGATTGGCCGCGGCTTATATACATATCAGCCTTAA
- a CDS encoding thermonuclease family protein codes for MRRSLFYFLAVFALLSGCAILNQSAPPPTQPEGTRVPPENISLEPQQVYSSHIKRVVDGDTVHLTEPVFGSTKVRMLSIDTPETNFNGKSQGRYGEMATERLKELLPIGTEVDIVFEDEAKDTFGRLLAYIRKNGQNINLQMVREGYAVPYLIWPNFAQGEDFLNALREARENGRGIWDISSPINELPYEFRARIREKSPDKYAGNYRTKKCVEPKRYKEIPLEQRVFFWKKSEAERAGYRCKDEAG; via the coding sequence GTGCGAAGGTCGCTGTTTTATTTTTTAGCTGTGTTCGCTTTGTTGTCCGGATGTGCAATCTTGAATCAATCGGCTCCACCACCAACTCAGCCCGAGGGAACCCGAGTTCCACCAGAAAATATATCCTTAGAACCGCAACAAGTCTATTCTTCTCATATTAAGCGAGTGGTGGATGGAGATACCGTTCATTTGACCGAGCCGGTTTTCGGTTCCACTAAAGTTCGGATGCTTTCCATTGATACTCCTGAAACGAATTTTAATGGGAAAAGTCAGGGAAGGTACGGAGAAATGGCAACGGAACGATTAAAAGAACTATTGCCGATCGGAACAGAAGTGGACATTGTATTTGAGGATGAGGCAAAAGATACCTTTGGACGTTTGCTTGCTTATATTCGAAAGAACGGCCAAAATATTAATTTACAAATGGTTCGTGAGGGATATGCCGTCCCTTATCTCATCTGGCCAAACTTTGCTCAAGGTGAAGATTTTTTAAATGCTTTACGGGAAGCACGTGAAAATGGTCGAGGGATATGGGATATTTCTTCGCCGATCAACGAACTCCCTTATGAATTCAGAGCCCGTATCAGGGAGAAGAGTCCCGACAAATACGCAGGAAATTACCGAACAAAAAAATGTGTAGAACCGAAACGCTATAAGGAAATCCCATTAGAACAACGAGTATTTTTTTGGAAGAAAAGTGAGGCTGAAAGAGCTGGTTATCGCTGCAAAGATGAAGCCGGTTAA
- a CDS encoding P1 family peptidase yields MKGSIVDVPGVLVGQAEDPEALTGCTVIRVPGGATGGVDIRGSAPGTRETDLLNPVNQVDRVHAVCLTGGSAFGLEAATGVMRFLEEQKDGLNVGVGVVPIVPAAVLFDLALGLASVRPNAAMGYEAADRASRKAVGEGNVGAGCGASVGKFAGMERAMKSGLGTSSRRLENGLTVGAIVAVNAVGNVRDPATGTILAGARDENGGFLDFIDQFGRKKENAGYTGTHTTIAVVAMNADLTKTETNKVAQMAHNGLARTIVPVHTMYDGDTVFTLATGEVKASVDLAGALSAEVLAEAVVRGVKAARGAGGLPAWRDNQENG; encoded by the coding sequence GTGAAAGGATCGATCGTGGATGTACCCGGCGTGCTGGTCGGACAAGCGGAGGATCCGGAAGCGCTAACGGGGTGCACGGTGATCCGGGTCCCGGGAGGGGCAACGGGCGGAGTGGATATCAGAGGATCGGCACCGGGGACACGGGAGACCGATTTGCTGAACCCTGTCAACCAGGTGGACCGGGTGCATGCCGTCTGCCTGACGGGAGGCAGTGCTTTTGGATTGGAAGCCGCCACCGGTGTCATGCGATTCCTGGAAGAGCAGAAAGACGGTCTGAACGTTGGAGTAGGCGTGGTGCCGATTGTCCCGGCAGCGGTCTTGTTCGACCTTGCCCTGGGTTTGGCATCCGTCCGGCCCAACGCGGCCATGGGGTATGAAGCCGCCGACCGAGCAAGCCGGAAAGCGGTCGGTGAAGGGAACGTCGGGGCGGGATGCGGAGCTTCGGTGGGAAAATTCGCCGGAATGGAGCGAGCCATGAAAAGCGGTCTCGGCACCTCTTCCAGACGATTGGAGAACGGATTGACTGTAGGGGCCATCGTAGCGGTGAACGCGGTGGGGAACGTGCGGGATCCTGCGACGGGAACCATCCTTGCCGGTGCAAGGGATGAAAACGGGGGCTTTCTGGATTTTATCGACCAGTTCGGGCGGAAAAAAGAGAACGCAGGATACACCGGCACCCACACCACCATCGCAGTGGTGGCGATGAACGCCGACCTGACAAAAACCGAAACCAACAAAGTGGCCCAGATGGCCCATAACGGCCTGGCCCGGACAATTGTTCCCGTACACACCATGTATGACGGGGACACAGTCTTCACCCTGGCAACCGGGGAAGTGAAGGCATCCGTCGATCTTGCCGGCGCCCTGTCGGCAGAGGTTCTAGCAGAAGCGGTGGTGCGGGGAGTAAAGGCGGCTAGGGGAGCGGGGGGATTGCCGGCATGGCGGGATAATCAGGAAAATGGATGA
- a CDS encoding DUF2512 family protein has product MRHLFSLLIKAVLTIFLLFIILGGFFGVSFADIFLIGIVLSALGYVGDVWILPRVGNVVATIADFGFALIVIWSMGFFLFDWDVPILSSTIFSSLVIALGEWFFHKYMKNTIQEREAIP; this is encoded by the coding sequence ATGAGACATTTATTTTCATTGCTGATAAAGGCCGTACTAACCATATTTCTTCTTTTTATCATCCTCGGTGGTTTTTTTGGTGTATCATTTGCGGATATTTTTCTTATCGGCATCGTTCTGTCTGCATTGGGCTATGTGGGAGATGTATGGATCCTGCCGCGTGTCGGCAATGTGGTAGCAACAATCGCAGATTTCGGATTCGCCCTGATCGTCATTTGGTCCATGGGGTTTTTTCTGTTCGACTGGGATGTTCCCATCCTGAGCTCCACCATCTTCAGTTCGCTGGTGATTGCATTAGGGGAATGGTTTTTTCATAAGTACATGAAAAACACTATACAGGAGAGAGAAGCGATTCCCTAA
- the sigK gene encoding RNA polymerase sporulation sigma factor SigK, translating to MPGLFTSLAVMIREVMLFVAYIKNNAFPQPLNEKEEEKYLKQMAQGDKQARNALIEHNLRLVAHITKKFENTNEDTEDLISIGTIGLIKAIESYQPNKGTKLATYAARCIENEILMHLRSLKKARKDVSLHDPIGTDKEGNEITLIDILGTERDEIVDAVQLKIEKKKIYNHLYILDDREQEVIRNRFGLAGLEEKTQREIAKELGISRSYVSRIEKRALIKLFHEFYRVGTGEKR from the coding sequence GTGCCTGGTTTGTTTACTTCCCTGGCTGTGATGATCCGCGAAGTGATGCTGTTTGTCGCCTATATTAAAAACAACGCTTTTCCCCAACCCCTCAACGAAAAGGAGGAGGAAAAGTATCTGAAGCAAATGGCCCAAGGCGATAAACAGGCCCGCAACGCCTTGATCGAACACAATCTTCGCCTGGTCGCTCACATTACAAAGAAGTTCGAAAACACCAATGAAGATACGGAAGACTTGATTTCCATCGGCACCATCGGTCTGATCAAGGCTATCGAATCCTATCAGCCCAATAAGGGCACCAAATTGGCCACCTATGCCGCCCGCTGCATTGAAAATGAAATCCTGATGCACCTCCGATCCCTGAAAAAAGCCCGCAAAGACGTCTCCCTCCACGACCCCATCGGCACCGACAAAGAAGGGAATGAGATCACGCTGATCGATATTCTGGGAACGGAACGGGATGAAATCGTGGATGCGGTGCAATTAAAGATCGAGAAGAAGAAGATTTACAACCACTTGTATATCCTGGACGATCGGGAGCAGGAGGTTATCCGGAACCGCTTTGGACTGGCGGGGCTGGAGGAAAAGACGCAACGGGAGATTGCAAAGGAGTTGGGTATCTCCCGTTCTTATGTCTCCCGCATAGAAAAACGGGCACTGATTAAGTTGTTCCATGAATTTTACCGGGTGGGAACCGGGGAGAAGAGATAA
- a CDS encoding polymer-forming cytoskeletal protein — protein sequence MEEDRVQDLVIHGAGSAAGGDYRDVKIKGAGKVAGGVSCRLFTVRGSSEVDGDLHAHKVEVTGTSVVRGQLEANEVRLDGRIDIIGKLSGEGMKIRGEVRTHGDCEAEFLDLRGKFSIDGLLNGGIIHLTLYGRSKAREIGGGTIRVRRKASWIQAVLFKVGIDRHSAVLQVNTIEGDDLELAYTHAKVVRGNHVRLGPGCKVERVEYSELHLDQTSHVGEKVKR from the coding sequence TGGAAGAAGATCGCGTGCAGGATCTAGTTATTCATGGCGCAGGATCTGCAGCTGGCGGCGATTATCGAGATGTGAAGATTAAAGGAGCGGGAAAAGTGGCTGGCGGTGTCAGCTGCCGTCTTTTTACGGTACGCGGGTCGTCGGAGGTTGATGGAGATCTCCACGCCCATAAGGTAGAGGTGACAGGTACATCCGTAGTTCGGGGGCAACTAGAGGCGAACGAAGTGAGGCTGGACGGACGAATAGACATTATCGGGAAGTTGTCAGGTGAAGGAATGAAAATCAGGGGAGAGGTTCGCACGCATGGTGATTGTGAAGCGGAGTTTTTGGATCTGAGAGGCAAGTTTTCTATTGACGGTCTTTTAAACGGGGGAATCATCCATCTCACTTTATATGGACGCAGCAAGGCACGGGAGATCGGTGGCGGAACGATCCGGGTCAGAAGAAAAGCAAGTTGGATACAGGCAGTCTTGTTCAAAGTAGGAATTGATCGCCATTCTGCCGTACTCCAAGTGAATACCATCGAAGGGGATGACCTGGAGTTGGCTTATACCCACGCCAAAGTGGTACGTGGCAACCACGTCCGTCTGGGACCCGGTTGTAAGGTTGAGCGTGTGGAATACAGCGAGCTCCATTTGGATCAAACGTCCCATGTCGGGGAAAAAGTGAAACGGTAG
- a CDS encoding ArsR/SmtB family transcription factor, with translation MSRKSPGMDMTTTLKALAEPNRMDIVELLRNGPLTVGEIADRLGLRQPQASKHLKVLSDNGILEVKAEANRRIYKLRPEPFQALDAWLNSFQRVMQERFDNLDYYLRELQNKKKS, from the coding sequence ATGTCAAGGAAGAGTCCGGGCATGGACATGACGACGACGCTTAAGGCTTTGGCCGAACCGAATCGTATGGATATCGTCGAACTCTTGCGCAACGGTCCCCTGACCGTGGGGGAAATCGCCGACCGGCTGGGGCTTCGCCAGCCCCAAGCCTCGAAGCATTTGAAGGTGCTTAGCGACAACGGGATTTTGGAAGTGAAGGCCGAAGCCAACCGCCGGATCTACAAGCTCCGGCCCGAGCCCTTCCAAGCGCTGGATGCTTGGCTGAACTCCTTCCAACGCGTCATGCAAGAAAGATTCGACAATCTGGACTACTATTTGCGGGAACTACAGAACAAGAAAAAATCATAG